TTGAAGGAACCAGAGGATTAGAGGATACCAAAACATATCCCATTTGAgaaattatcatcatcatctaagccttattccactcggggagagagaaaaaaaaaaactcactttTCAATTGTTTCCTTGGCTTCCCCAGCAGGCTGATCTTTTGGAGCCGCTGTTGGTGTTTTCACTGCTGTTTGGGCGGCCACCTCCGCAGCAAAATCCTGGCTTTTCTTCTCTAAACCTTCTCCAAGATTGAAACGGACAAACCTCCTAACTTTAATATTCTCACCAATCGTCGCAATTGTCTGCTTCACCCAATCCTTCACCACCACCTTATCATTTTTAATGTATGGTTGCTCAAGCAGCGCTAACTCCTCAAGTCTCTTCCTGATTCGGCCCTCAACAATTTTCTCCCTGATTTGCTCAGGTTTCTTCAGAAGATCTTCCTTCTGCATTTCAATCTCCCGCTCCTTGCTTACCATCTCTTCCGGCACATCTTCTGTGACTAGATGCTGCACTTGCGGGCAGGCAGCTACTTGCATGGCGAGGTCATCGACCAGTTCCTTGAAAATGTCACCACGAGAAACAAAATCTGTCTCACAGTTCACCTCAATAAGGACACCGATCCTGCTATCGTGGATGTACGAGCCAATTCTCCCTTCTGCCGTTGCCCTGCTGGCTTTCTTCTCCGCGCTTGCCAAGCCTTTCTTTCTTAGGAACTCTTGAGCTTTAACGATGTCACCTCCAGTTTCTGCTAGAGCCTTTTTGCAGTCCATCATCCCAGCACCAGTCTCTTCACGTAGCTGCTTCACCAGAGATGGGGATATAGTTGCTGCCATGTTTTTGTAAATTGATCACTAATCAGATGGTTGGGGAAAATAAAAGGATTGAAGTTATAATGAAATTTGAACAAAAAATATTCATTGTTGCATTATGGTTTGGCATTTCTTAATATAATCTACAAAGATGGCTGTGTTTGGATTTTCATTTGAATTGAATTCCAATCATTCAATTCAACAGAGAGGGAATGACCAAAGTGATGACAGCTCCAATTCATTCGCAACAAGGGACGCCCCAAATTGCAATTTGTATGGTATCATATccaatttaggtggaccacatgattggaaacagtatACAGGGCAAACTCACCCTTCAAACTGTTTCCATTAGCGTGACCCACATCAATTAGGGATGGGTATAATTTTTGGGCCATAGGCCCAAATTtttgtgtggaatctaatggttggagtggatttcatatatttAGCATGgttggccctgtaaaaatcaagggtggacatctctcccaATTATTTCCTTTCGTGTGGCTCACCAAAATCacaggtcagcctgattttttgtgtcTGGGCCTAATATGGGACaaaatatctaatggtcagagtggatcttaGATAAACATCAAGAGTGGGTGTCCCATAGAATTCCTTTTTTAATAATATCTTTGTATAGTTGGAGAGAGATGCGGGACAATTTTTTtttgcatggcccaccatgatgtataggcaaaatccactctaaccattagatgtggaATCCCAGTTTAGGCCCAAAGCCAAAAGTAAGGCTGACTTGTGATTAGtgcgggccacaccaaagaaaacaattgagagagatgtgtacccttgatttttatagggcccactatgattattatatgaaatccactccaaccattaaatgccacaccaaaatttaagcatggggcctaaaaataaggcccatctttaattcaagtgggccatatcaagggaaatagtttggagggtgatcaTTGCGTTGAACATTGTCTCCAGTCATGTAGTCCCCTTGAATCACAGATGGGGGTGATTTTTGAGCCCTTGGCCTAATAGGAGGAGACACACCTGATGATcatgtggatttcacataaacatcatggtggagaccACCCAAGCAGCCGATACATTTGCTCGCACGCCCACCCAACCACCGTTAAGGAAATGTAACGGAtggtagtggaatgataattatatcaattaatgaggtagctttttgaaaaccATTCTGAAAAAGGTACCGGAATGCAAATTCCAATTTAATTAGGtagtttttttttgtaaaattcccgtCTTTTTACTATGCAAGCATAAAAGCAATGCATGAGGCGGCTGCAACAGACAAATGACATTTATTCCTTATCTACCATCGAAGAAGTTTGGACCGGACTCAGGCTAGGGCCCAGAATAAACATTTCAGGCCGGACATGGGTTGGACTATTTTGGCCTGTCACGGGCCAAGGCTGAGCTCGGGCTCATGGTCAAGATTGGACAGAGCTTGGCAAGACCCTAACCCGGCCTGTTTGGCCTGTCACGGGCCCAGGCTGAGCTTGGGTCTATGTTGAGCTTGGCCTGGCCTGTTGACACCTCTACCAAGGCTATTGAGAAACTTGGGTGGGTCAAACCACATGAATATATAGGTTTTAGGAGTGATTGTACATTGCTCAGTGTGATGtgtcccacctgaattttggaccaCAATTATTATTTTGATGTACGGTGAACGTGAGTACCCTCAACTGATTCATGGTTTGAAGACCACCTAAACATCATGGATGGTCCCCCTACACAGCTTGATGTACAGTAATTACCATAATCTACCAGTTCATCAAAGTTGTTTccattgaaaaggaaaaaaggagtCATTGTTGAACTGCCAACCAGCCATATATGGCTCTCCAAAACTATCTAAATGCCCATTATTTTTATCTAAAACCCCTCTCATATCCTCTAATAAACTGAAGTTTTATCCATTCAAATAAATAATTCTAGGAAAAAATTTCCCTTGCTCCTTGCATTATATAATAGAGAATATTTCTTTTGTAATAATACTATGACATCCCAGGTTTCTGTTGTATTGTTTCTTTTTGCAATACAAACCTTTTGAAGTACTTATACCATTTCTCCCTATATATTAACCATCCATCAGTGGCTTCCGAGGGAGAAATTACAATGTACTGAGACCCAGCTAACATACGGTTTGTGTGGATTTCCTTCTCCGTGCATGTGAGATGGGTTGGTGAACCAGACCATCGATCTGATTGCCCCACCATGGATAGGGGAAGCTCCAAAATTCTCCCAGGTAGGAAGATCCTAGCTATCCAATCTTTGGTCTATTTTCAGTTAAATGTCAACCATTGCTGTATCTATTTCTTAACCTTCTATTCACAAGTGTTAGGATCTTCCCATCTAGGAACTTTCAGGACATCCCCCATCCAAAATGGGTCCAATCACAACAGTCCAGATCACCGAACCATGTGCCCCACATGTACTTGGCGCCTGGGAAAAACAGTACATTTGATGAGGCTCAGTACATATCCAGTGTGCAATTCAATCATAAGTAGACAAGCCCTATGATATCATCAAATGGAAAAAGGAATAGCAATTGGATGAGCAAGGGAAGTGGGAAACCTTTTGGTGTGCTTTCTTGAACAGAAGGAACATCTGCTTGCTCATTTGAGGTGGCACTGCCGTTTGGTTCAGGAATAGAAGGAGCTGCTTTAACGTCTTCTTCTGAAGCAGCAGAAGCTATTTCATTCTCAACAAGAGGCGGTGCTTCTGTCTCATCGGGTGTTTCAGTTTCTTTGATATCTTCCTCTACTCCATCGGTTACAGGAGCTGCATCTACAACTGAGGTTGCTGCAGCAGAGAAAATTTTGTTTTCTACAACTGGTGTTACTTTGCTCTCCACTTTAGTATCATCAGCTTGACTCACAAGAACATCCTCGGTGACCTCACTTTCTGAAGATGAAATTAGAACACCCCCTTCACTCTTGTCTTCCTTCACTAAATCGGTCACAGGAGCCTCATCTATTACTGTATTTGCTGCAGCAGAAGGTATTTCATCAGGCATGAAGGTTTCTTTGCTATCTTCCTCCACTCCATCTGAAGATGAGATTAGATCACCTGTTTCCCCAGGTAACTCTGTTTCAGTGCTATCTTCCTTCACCACATCTGTTATAGGAGCCTCGTCTATCACCGTATTTGCTGCAACGGAAGGCGTTTTGTCATCTGCAAGTGTTGTTACTTCAGTCTCGTTTTGACTCACCATGACTTCCTCACCGACCCCACTTTCTGAAGATACAATCTGATCACCCATCTCATTCGGCGAGTCAGTTTCTTTGCTACCTTCAGTCACTCCATCTACAAAAGCCTCCTCAATTACCACGTTTGTAGCAGCAGAAGGTATTTCAGCTTTGACAGGCTGCTCAACTTCTGTCTCCACTTCATCATTTATCAAAGCATCAGACTTAGTTTCAATTTGGTCAACCTTTCCTTCAATCTGTTCTGGCTTTTTCGAACTCAAAGTTTTGGTGGATTGCTGCACTTTCTCCCTCTCTTCCAAAAATGTTGCGATCGCCTCGTTCTTACGGAAAGCCAGCTCAAATGGGTTGGTTGCAACATGCACCACACCTTGGTTGAGTTTCATATTCAGCTCTTCCATATCCTCTTCCTTTTTCATTGTTAATGTCACCTGCCCTCTTGTAATTCGCAGCACCCGCACGTTGACTTCTTGACCCACCTGCAATGTGGAGCCTCCCATAATGTTCCCAAATCCTTCGGATTCCTCGGATGTGGGCAGGAATCCTTCCTCACCCTCTGGAAGAGATATAAAAGCACCTGCTCTGGTCATGTTCTTTACAGTACCGTCTAGAACCTGGTCCTTGATGAACTTTGTGCTTCTGGGTGCCTCATCACGCTTCTGATTGGATCTAGCACTGCTTCTTCTGGCAGGCCTTGGCTTATCACTACTACCACCAGCAAGAGCATCTTTCCGTTGCTGCAGCTTACTGATATCGTCACTTTCACGCATTGTTAGTGAAATCCGTCCGGTTTCCATGTTTGCTTCCACCACCCTCACTTTCACCTCTTGCCCAACAGAAACAATGCTGCCAACATCCTTTACAAAGCTATCGCTCAGCTGGGAAACATGTACCAATCCGTCTGTGAAAGCTCCAAAGTCGACAAAAgcaccaaatggctggacggaTCTTACTTTCCCAGTGAAAGTAGCACCTGGGATTAGCTCCTCGTTCTTCACAGGTGGCATCTCGCTCTTCCTCACGGTTCTCGGGCGTTTGGATTGGGCAGTAGGAGTAGGACCTGCATTTTCTGTTGAGGAAGCTTCACTTGTTTCGACAGCATCAGGTGAAACTTCAGAGATTTTGTCAGCATCTTCACCTTCAACCACAGAATTTGGCTCCTCTATTGCTACATCTGTCCCTGTCGCAGCCAATATTTGGATTCTTGATTTATTATGTACATCACTGGTGCTGTACTTCTGAAATAAGCTTACTGAGATTGGCTGAAGTAGCAGCAACCTTTGTGGAGGGAGTGCGGGTTTTGTGTATTTTCCGAAAAGCTTGCATTTTGTTAGTCTATTATCTTTCCTTGAGGTGAAGGTAGatgtagggaagagagagatgtTCCCGACTGAACAAGGAATTACAGGCGTCATATGGAATACAGTTGCGCACGTTAAGAGTTCTAGTTTGCAGCTATATATACCTCATTCTTCATTAAACCTGCACAAAGAAGAGACTTGATGAGCCAGACTTGATAgatgttcttctttttctttttcttaaaccAAGTTGAG
This region of Magnolia sinica isolate HGM2019 chromosome 1, MsV1, whole genome shotgun sequence genomic DNA includes:
- the LOC131257557 gene encoding polyprotein of EF-Ts, chloroplastic — protein: MTPVIPCSVGNISLFPTSTFTSRKDNRLTKCKLFGKYTKPALPPQRLLLLQPISVSLFQKYSTSDVHNKSRIQILAATGTDVAIEEPNSVVEGEDADKISEVSPDAVETSEASSTENAGPTPTAQSKRPRTVRKSEMPPVKNEELIPGATFTGKVRSVQPFGAFVDFGAFTDGLVHVSQLSDSFVKDVGSIVSVGQEVKVRVVEANMETGRISLTMRESDDISKLQQRKDALAGGSSDKPRPARRSSARSNQKRDEAPRSTKFIKDQVLDGTVKNMTRAGAFISLPEGEEGFLPTSEESEGFGNIMGGSTLQVGQEVNVRVLRITRGQVTLTMKKEEDMEELNMKLNQGVVHVATNPFELAFRKNEAIATFLEEREKVQQSTKTLSSKKPEQIEGKVDQIETKSDALINDEVETEVEQPVKAEIPSAATNVVIEEAFVDGVTEGSKETDSPNEMGDQIVSSESGVGEEVMVSQNETEVTTLADDKTPSVAANTVIDEAPITDVVKEDSTETELPGETGDLISSSDGVEEDSKETFMPDEIPSAAANTVIDEAPVTDLVKEDKSEGGVLISSSESEVTEDVLVSQADDTKVESKVTPVVENKIFSAAATSVVDAAPVTDGVEEDIKETETPDETEAPPLVENEIASAASEEDVKAAPSIPEPNGSATSNEQADVPSVQESTPKATISPSLVKQLREETGAGMMDCKKALAETGGDIVKAQEFLRKKGLASAEKKASRATAEGRIGSYIHDSRIGVLIEVNCETDFVSRGDIFKELVDDLAMQVAACPQVQHLVTEDVPEEMVSKEREIEMQKEDLLKKPEQIREKIVEGRIRKRLEELALLEQPYIKNDKVVVKDWVKQTIATIGENIKVRRFVRFNLGEGLEKKSQDFAAEVAAQTAVKTPTAAPKDQPAGEAKETIEKSPPKVAVSAALVKQLREETGAGMMDCKKALSETGGDLEKAQEYLRKKGLSTADKKSSRLAAEGRIGSYIHDSRIGVLIEVNCETDFVGRSEKFKELVNDLAMQVVACPQVQFVSVEEIPESIVSKERELEMQREDLQSKPENIRAKIVDGRIAKRLGELALLEQPFIKDDGLLVKDLVKQTVAALGENIRVRRFVRFTLGEATSDAKPEAQE